In the Anser cygnoides isolate HZ-2024a breed goose chromosome 27, Taihu_goose_T2T_genome, whole genome shotgun sequence genome, one interval contains:
- the MRPL54 gene encoding large ribosomal subunit protein mL54 has protein sequence MAARLLLRAASAVRPGPARGYAKKPGGKAKGKSVLKEELKGPEVCTDPVKLATYAVGVNYHKDSPDVALKPDSEYPDWLFQIHLGPPKKLEEMDPDSIEYWRRLRKYNTWQRNRLKKGKKL, from the exons atGGCCGCGCGGTTGCTGCTGAGGGCGGCCAGCGCCgtgcggcccggcccggcccgcgggTACGCCAAGAAGCCGG gTGGGAAGGCCAAGGGTAAGAGCGTGCTAAAAGAGGAGCTGAAGGGGCCGGAGGTGTGCACGGACCCCGTCAAGCTGGCCACCTATGCTGTGGGCGTCAACTACCACAAGGACAGCCCTGACGTGGCCCTGAAGCCCGACTCCGAGTACCCCGACTG GCTTTTCCAGATCCACCTGGGGCCCCCCAAGAAGCTGGAGGAGATGGACCCCGACTCCATCGAGTACTGGAGGCGCCTGCGGAAGTACAACACGTGGCAGCGCAACCGGCTGAAGAAGGGCAAGAAGCTGTAG